A window of Fragaria vesca subsp. vesca linkage group LG7, FraVesHawaii_1.0, whole genome shotgun sequence contains these coding sequences:
- the LOC101315178 gene encoding SURP and G-patch domain-containing protein 1-like protein-like: MDKGVTPSLFVNDGSFLERFKQLQQEKENGRGAAVEDSKLGKAVSGNLTIGKTSTESKANDTRKTRHAASGGKLAFSLKQKSKIVASAVKLGADEDEDGADVVNVSGDAPTKRQKLGEPDAAEQSSGQVDVAPPSPSDSTVKIVADKLASFVAKHGRQFEHITRQKNPGDNPFKFLFDESCADYKYYEYRLANEEKALKQSRELESSHNGGSSMSASKSTSGSQRSTVKHPSYQTPASALYEATEDPTYGTSLGRTGESSAPTGADPIAMMEFYVKKAAQEERRRQPKYSKDEMPPPASLQVSSLKKGHHMGDYIPQEELEKFMAACNDAAAQKAAKEAADRAKIQADNVGHKLLSKMGWKEGEGLGSSRRGISDPIMAGNVKKDNLGVGAQQPGEVTPEDDIYEQYKKRMMLGYRHRPNPLNNPRKAYY; encoded by the exons ATGGACAAAGGAGTGACTCCTAGCCTCTTTGTTAATGATGGTTCATTCCTGGAAAGGTTCAAACAACTTCAACAAGAAAAGGAAAATGGGAGGGGTGCTGCAGTAGAGGATTCAAAGCTTGGTAAAGCTGTTTCAGGGAACCTTACCATTGGTAAAACCAGTACTGAATCGAAGGCTAATGATACACGCAAGACCAGACATGCTGCTTCAGGTGGCAAACTTGCTTTCAGCTTGAAACAAAAGTCAAAGATTGTGGCCTCTGCTGTTAAGTTAGGAGCAGATGAGGATGAAGATGGAGCAGATGTTGTAAATGTTTCTGGTGATGCACCAACTAAACGTCAAAAGTTGGGTGAGCCAGATGCGGCAGAGCAATCATCTGGTCAAGTGGATGTTG CACCACCTTCCCCAAGTGATTCTACAGTGAAGATTGTTGCTGACAAACTAGCAAGTTTTGTGGCTAAACATGGAAGGCAGTTTGAGCATATTACGCGACAAAAAAATCCAGGAGATAATCCCTTCAA ATTTTTATTTGATGAGAGCTGTGCTGATTACAAATATTATGAATATCGGCTTGCCAATGAAGAGAAAGCCCTTAAACAGAGCAGGGAGCTTGAATCATCACATAATG GAGGTTCAAGCATGTCAGCTTCTAAATCCACAAGCGGTTCCCAAAGGTCTACTGTGAAGCATCCTAGTTACCAAACTCCTGCCTCTGCATTGTATGAAGCCACCGAGGATCCAACATATGGGACTTCTTTGGGAAGGACAG GTGAGTCTAGTGCGCCAACAGGTGCAGATCCTATTGCCATGATGGAATTCTACGTGAAAAAGGCAGCACAAGAAGAGAGGAGGAGACAACCTAAATATTCAAAAGATGAAATGCCCCCACCTGCATCTCTTCAAG TGTCTTCGCTTAAAAAAGGTCACCACATGGGTGATTACATCCCACAAGAAGAGCTGGAGAAGTTCATGGCTGCTTGTAATGATGCAGCTGCGCAGAAAGCTGCCAAGGAAGCTGCAGATCGGGCCAAAATACAGGCTGATAACGTGGGTCATAAACTCTTGTCTAAAATGGGTTGGAAAGAAG GTGAGGGTCTGGGAAGCTCCAGAAGAGGAATCTCAGATCCCATAATGGCAGGTAATGTCAAGAAGGACAATTTGGGGGTTGGTGCTCAACAACCTGGAGAGGTGACTCCTGAAGATGATATATATGAACAGTATAAGAAGCGTATGATGCTCGGTTACCGTCACAGACCTAATCCTCTG AACAATCCGCGTAAAGCATATTATTGA
- the LOC101310649 gene encoding transcription factor bHLH122-like, protein MSSLLYSPQFKSSEAELRKSHTEFLDSSNGFQQQQSQQQQSSGLMRYRSAPSSVLLDLVDNNGGAGCEDFRDFRYPRPSSPEVETVLARFISSCNAPDGDNGSNHSAHNLFQERPVKQEAGDSVSKQNGYSNSPQMMYQTQQVHPLDNASSFGAFKSTGLENSMQSKMGAANRSNLVRQSSSPAGFFPNLNVDNGFNLMKDASSFGVSNGTNGEASPSTSRLSTQFSFSSASPPYSTESRRLPRIAEIGNGNIGEGSEPDQSLGNAANGGSSHYIPDYIDNTWDNVAFHDLKRGRDNDGNKFSTTAMDTQIVDFGHRSHGLTHHLSLPKHFEMPGMEKLLHFQDSVPCKIRAKRGFATHPRSIAERMRRTRISERMRKLQDLFPNMDKQTNTAEMLELAVEYIKDLQKEVKTLKDTKAKCSCSSKHKHN, encoded by the exons ATGAGTAGCCTTTTATACAGTCCACAGTTCAAATCTTCAGAGGCAGAGTTGAGGAAGAGCCACACTGAATTCTTGGATTCATCAAATGGTTTCCAGCAACAACAGTCACAGCAGCAGCAGAGCTCTGGCCTAATGCGGTATCGGTCTGCTCCGAGCTCAGTCTTACTGGACCTTGTGGACAACAATGGTGGTGCTGGATGTGAGGATTTTCGAGATTTTCGATATCCTCGACCTTCCAGCCCCGAAGTGGAAACCGTCTTGGCAAGGTTCATTTCCTCATGTAATGCACCTGATGGTGACAATGGTTCCAATCATAGTGCGCATAATTTGTTCCAAGAAAGGCCTGTGAAGCAAGAAGCAGGGGACTCTGTTTCGAAACAGAATGGTTACTCAAATTCTCCTCAGATGATGTACCAGACTCAACAAGTTCATCCTTTGGATAATGCCTCCTCCTTTGGTGCGTTCAAATCTACCGGCTTGGAGAACTCGATGCAATCAAAAATGGGTGCTGCAAATCGCTCCAATCTTGTTAGGCAAAGTAGCTCTCCAGCTGGATTCTTCCCCAACTTAAACGTTGACAATG GCTTCAATCTGATGAAAGATGCTTCAAGTTTTGGAGTAAGCAATGGTACAAATGGAGAAGCTAGTCCATCAACTTCTAGGTTGAGTACCCAATTCAGTTTCTCCTCTGCATCACCTCCATACTCAACAGAGTCCAGACGTTTGCCTCGAATTGCTGAAATTGGGAATGGAAACATAGGAGAGGGTAGTGAACCAGATCAAAGCTTAGGGAATGCCGCTAATGGTGGCAGTTCACATTACATACCTGACTATATAGATAATACTTGGGACAATGTTGCATTTCATGATCTCAAAAGAGGCAGAGATAATGATGGGAACAAGTTTTCTACGACTGCAATGGACACTCAG ATCGTGGATTTCGGACACCGCAGTCATGGTCTTACTCATCATTTGAGCTTGCCTAAACATTTTGAGATGCCTGGTATGGAGAAGCTTTTACATTTTCAAGATTCCGTTCCATGTAAAATTCGTGCGAAAAGAGGCTTCGCAACTCACCCAAGAAGCATTGCAGAGAGG ATGAGAAGAACTCGGATCAGTGAAAGAATGAGGAAGCTGCAGGATCTTTTCCCAAACATGGACAAG CAAACGAACACGGCAGAAATGTTGGAGTTGGCAGTTGAGTACATTAAAGACCTGCAGAAAGAGGTGAAG ACGCTCAAGGATACAAAGGCCAAGTGCAGTTGTTCAAGTAAACATAAACACAATTGA